In a genomic window of Sutcliffiella sp. FSL R7-0096:
- the dnaN gene encoding DNA polymerase III subunit beta, with protein MKFIIQRDKLVQSVQDVLKAVSSRTTIPILTGIKIVATEEGVTLTGSDSDISIESFIPCEEEGSENVEVQTAGSVVLQARFFSEIIKKLPMDTVEMEVQSQYVTTIRSGNSEFNLNGQDAAEYPHLPQVEEQNVFKVPTDLLKNIIRQTVFAVSTSETRPILTGVNWKLENHELTCIATDSHRLALRKAKVEAENDISCNVVIPGKSLNELNKILDDNNELLDIVVTENQVLFKAKNILFFSRLLDGNYPDTSRLIPAESKTDITVTTKEFLQAIDRASLLAREGRNNVVKLATLEADTLEVSSNSPEVGKVVEQVQSNSISGEELKISFSAKYMMDALKALEGNEILINFTGAMRPFVIKTLHDDSMLQLILPVRTY; from the coding sequence ATGAAATTTATTATCCAACGCGACAAGCTGGTTCAAAGCGTTCAAGATGTACTAAAAGCCGTCTCTTCCCGGACAACGATTCCGATTCTTACTGGAATAAAAATTGTCGCTACAGAAGAAGGAGTGACCCTTACTGGTAGTGACTCTGATATTTCTATTGAATCTTTCATTCCTTGTGAAGAAGAAGGATCTGAAAATGTAGAAGTGCAAACGGCAGGTAGTGTCGTGCTGCAAGCTCGCTTTTTTAGTGAAATCATTAAAAAGCTGCCTATGGATACAGTGGAGATGGAGGTACAAAGCCAATATGTCACGACCATCCGATCCGGTAACTCTGAGTTTAACTTGAATGGCCAGGATGCTGCTGAATATCCTCATCTGCCACAAGTAGAAGAGCAGAACGTATTTAAGGTACCGACAGATCTTTTGAAAAATATTATTCGACAAACAGTGTTCGCGGTGTCCACCTCAGAAACACGCCCTATCTTGACAGGTGTAAACTGGAAGCTTGAAAACCATGAATTGACCTGTATTGCAACAGACAGTCATCGTCTGGCCTTACGTAAAGCAAAAGTAGAAGCGGAGAACGACATTTCCTGCAATGTGGTCATTCCTGGTAAAAGCTTGAATGAATTAAATAAAATCCTCGATGATAACAATGAGCTGTTGGACATTGTCGTAACGGAGAACCAGGTACTGTTCAAGGCGAAAAACATTCTTTTCTTTTCTCGTCTGCTTGATGGAAACTATCCGGATACTTCCAGATTGATTCCTGCTGAAAGTAAAACAGACATCACGGTAACGACGAAAGAATTCCTACAGGCCATCGATCGTGCGAGCCTTTTGGCAAGAGAGGGAAGAAACAACGTCGTAAAACTTGCTACACTTGAAGCGGATACTTTGGAGGTTTCCTCAAACTCCCCGGAAGTCGGGAAAGTGGTGGAGCAAGTTCAAAGCAACTCCATTAGTGGTGAGGAACTAAAGATCTCTTTTAGTGCCAAATACATGATGGATGCGTTAAAAGCGCTCGAAGGAAACGAGATCTTGATCAACTTTACCGGGGCGATGAGACCATTTGTCATCAAAACGTTGCATGATGACTCCATGCTTCAACTTATCCTTCCTGTCAGAACCTATTAA
- the yaaA gene encoding S4 domain-containing protein YaaA has translation MKEIQISTEFITLGQFLKLADVIQSGGMAKWFLQEYEVKVNGELEDRRGRKLVVQDVVEIDGHGSYVVVS, from the coding sequence ATGAAAGAAATCCAGATTTCAACAGAATTTATTACACTTGGGCAATTCCTTAAGCTTGCAGATGTCATTCAGTCGGGTGGGATGGCAAAGTGGTTCCTTCAGGAGTATGAAGTGAAGGTGAATGGTGAGCTTGAAGATAGAAGAGGAAGAAAACTAGTCGTGCAGGATGTAGTAGAAATAGACGGTCATGGAAGCTATGTTGTTGTTTCCTGA
- the recF gene encoding DNA replication/repair protein RecF — translation MYIEELSLRHYRNYESLHAVFENGVNVILGENAQGKTNVMESIYVLAMAKSHRTSNDKDLIRWDEEYAKIEGRIHKRNGPLPLQLVISKKGKKAKINHIEQTKLSQYIGNMNIVMFAPEDLTLVKGSPQVRRRFIDMELGQVSPRYMHDLSRYQKVLQQRNHYLKQLQTRKQKDETMLLVLTEQLIELAASITEKRQEFVQLLQSWAQPIHKSISRGLEELTIIYKPSIDYVSETTNLSKMIEAYNEKFDKIKVREIERGVTLFGPHRDDLLFQVNGKDVQTFGSQGQQRTTALSLKLAEIDLIHSVVGEYPILLLDDVLSELDDYRQSHLLNTIQGKVQTFVTTTNVDGIDHQTLKQAATYEVVSGTIKKRN, via the coding sequence TTGTATATTGAAGAATTGAGCTTAAGACACTATCGGAATTATGAAAGCCTGCATGCTGTATTCGAAAACGGTGTGAATGTCATTTTGGGAGAAAATGCGCAAGGAAAGACAAATGTCATGGAATCCATCTATGTTCTGGCGATGGCTAAATCACACCGAACGTCCAATGATAAAGATCTTATCAGATGGGACGAAGAGTATGCTAAAATAGAGGGTAGGATACATAAACGAAATGGGCCATTGCCCTTGCAGCTCGTTATCAGTAAAAAAGGGAAGAAAGCAAAGATCAACCATATCGAGCAAACCAAATTAAGCCAGTATATCGGTAATATGAATATCGTCATGTTTGCACCTGAGGATCTGACACTTGTGAAGGGCAGTCCTCAGGTAAGGCGTCGTTTCATCGATATGGAACTGGGTCAGGTATCTCCGAGGTATATGCATGACCTCTCGAGGTATCAAAAGGTATTGCAGCAGCGGAACCACTATTTAAAGCAATTGCAGACGAGAAAGCAAAAAGACGAGACCATGCTATTGGTCCTGACAGAGCAACTCATTGAACTTGCCGCAAGCATCACGGAAAAGCGGCAGGAGTTTGTCCAATTGTTACAAAGCTGGGCTCAGCCCATCCATAAAAGCATCAGTAGAGGATTGGAAGAATTAACCATTATCTACAAACCATCTATTGATTATGTATCAGAAACAACAAACTTGTCGAAAATGATAGAAGCATATAACGAAAAGTTTGATAAAATAAAAGTTAGAGAAATTGAAAGAGGCGTGACACTTTTCGGACCGCATCGAGATGACCTTCTCTTTCAAGTGAACGGAAAAGACGTCCAAACATTCGGATCGCAAGGACAGCAGCGCACAACCGCACTTTCGCTGAAGCTTGCCGAAATAGATCTTATTCACTCGGTAGTGGGGGAGTATCCCATTCTCCTTTTAGATGACGTGCTTTCGGAACTTGATGACTATAGGCAGTCCCACCTTTTGAATACGATACAAGGAAAGGTCCAGACTTTCGTGACGACGACAAATGTTGATGGAATAGATCATCAGACCTTGAAACAGGCGGCTACGTATGAAGTGGTTTCCGGTACGATCAAGAAACGAAATTGA
- a CDS encoding extracellular matrix/biofilm biosynthesis regulator RemA family protein, whose amino-acid sequence MYLHIGEEVMVRASQIIAILDRRLLQSDWKSSLPDVASKSIKNISKHDIKSIVITEENIYLSPLASTTLKKRMDTSFEEMLY is encoded by the coding sequence ATGTATCTGCACATTGGAGAAGAAGTGATGGTGCGAGCTTCGCAAATAATTGCCATATTAGATCGCAGGTTGTTGCAGTCGGATTGGAAAAGCTCTCTTCCGGATGTGGCAAGCAAATCCATCAAAAATATTAGTAAGCATGATATCAAATCAATTGTGATTACCGAAGAGAATATTTACCTCTCTCCCTTAGCCTCGACAACCTTAAAAAAGAGAATGGACACCTCCTTTGAGGAGATGCTCTATTAG
- the gyrB gene encoding DNA topoisomerase (ATP-hydrolyzing) subunit B: protein MDQKELQENSYDESNIQVLEGLEAVRKRPGMYIGSTSAKGLHHLVWEIVDNSIDEALAGYCSEINVIVEKDNSITVKDNGRGIPVGIHEKMGRPAVEVIMTVLHAGGKFGGGGYKVSGGLHGVGASVVNALSSDLEIYVHRDGNIHYQKYNKGVPNEDLKVIGETDITGTIIHFVPDEEIFTETKEYDYDTLAHRLRELAFLNKGIRITIEDKREEGSKKNEYHYEGGIASYVEHLNRTKEVIHEEVVFVEGEKDGISIEVALQYNDSYTSNLYSFANNISTYEGGTHESGFKTALTRVINDYARKNNIFKDADGNLTGEDVREGLTAIVSIKHPDPQFEGQTKTKLGNSEARTVTDSVFTEKFEGFLLENPSAARKIVEKGLMASRARMAAKKARELTRRKSALEISSLPGKLADCSSKDPAISEIYVVEGDSAGGSAKQGRDRHFQAILPLRGKIINVEKARLDKILSNNEVRAIITALGTGIGEDFDISRARYHKIVIMTDADVDGAHIRTLLLTFFYRYMRQIIEHGFIYIAQPPLYKIQQGKKIEYAYNERQLEEILATMSDQPKAGIQRYKGLGEMNPEQLWETTMDPVSRTLLQVSLQDAIEADETFEILMGDKVEPRRNFIQDNARYVKNLDI, encoded by the coding sequence ATGGACCAAAAAGAACTGCAAGAAAATAGCTATGATGAGAGTAATATACAGGTACTCGAGGGGCTAGAGGCCGTTCGTAAAAGACCTGGTATGTATATCGGTTCCACCAGTGCCAAAGGATTGCACCACTTGGTGTGGGAGATTGTCGATAACAGTATCGATGAAGCGTTGGCAGGATATTGCTCCGAGATCAATGTCATTGTAGAAAAAGATAACAGTATTACGGTAAAAGATAATGGCCGTGGAATCCCGGTCGGAATTCATGAGAAAATGGGACGACCTGCAGTGGAAGTCATCATGACCGTCCTTCATGCCGGAGGGAAATTCGGCGGTGGCGGCTATAAAGTATCCGGTGGTCTTCACGGGGTTGGTGCGTCTGTAGTAAATGCCCTTTCTTCCGATCTTGAGATCTATGTTCATCGTGATGGAAACATCCACTATCAAAAATATAACAAAGGGGTACCGAATGAGGACCTGAAAGTAATTGGTGAAACCGACATTACAGGGACCATCATTCATTTTGTTCCCGATGAAGAGATTTTTACAGAAACAAAGGAATATGACTACGATACATTAGCACACCGTTTACGTGAGCTTGCGTTCTTGAATAAAGGAATCCGGATCACCATCGAGGATAAGCGTGAAGAAGGATCCAAGAAAAATGAATACCACTATGAAGGCGGTATCGCATCTTATGTGGAGCATTTGAACCGTACGAAAGAAGTCATTCATGAGGAAGTCGTTTTTGTAGAGGGAGAAAAGGACGGCATCTCCATCGAAGTGGCACTTCAGTATAATGATAGCTACACAAGCAATCTGTACTCATTTGCCAATAACATCAGCACCTATGAAGGCGGAACACATGAATCAGGTTTTAAAACGGCATTGACAAGAGTAATCAATGATTATGCACGTAAAAATAATATATTCAAAGATGCAGATGGAAACCTGACGGGGGAAGATGTGCGAGAAGGCTTGACCGCGATCGTATCCATCAAGCACCCGGACCCACAGTTTGAGGGACAAACAAAAACAAAATTAGGAAACAGTGAGGCAAGAACGGTAACCGACTCTGTTTTCACCGAGAAGTTTGAAGGCTTCCTTCTGGAAAATCCTTCTGCGGCAAGGAAAATCGTCGAAAAAGGATTAATGGCATCCAGAGCCCGTATGGCTGCAAAAAAAGCGAGAGAGCTGACAAGAAGAAAAAGCGCGCTCGAAATCTCCAGCCTGCCTGGGAAATTGGCCGACTGCTCCTCAAAAGATCCGGCTATCAGCGAAATATATGTGGTTGAGGGAGATTCGGCGGGTGGATCCGCTAAACAGGGCCGTGACCGCCACTTCCAAGCAATCCTGCCTTTACGTGGAAAAATCATTAACGTAGAGAAGGCAAGACTGGATAAAATTTTATCCAACAACGAGGTACGTGCCATCATCACGGCACTTGGAACCGGAATTGGCGAGGACTTCGATATCTCCCGTGCCCGGTATCATAAAATCGTGATCATGACCGATGCCGACGTCGACGGGGCCCATATCCGTACCCTGTTGCTGACGTTCTTCTATCGCTATATGCGTCAAATCATTGAACATGGTTTCATCTACATTGCACAACCGCCGTTGTACAAGATCCAACAGGGCAAAAAGATTGAGTATGCTTATAATGAGCGTCAGCTAGAAGAGATTCTTGCAACCATGTCCGACCAACCAAAAGCTGGCATCCAGCGTTACAAGGGTCTTGGAGAGATGAATCCTGAACAGCTGTGGGAAACAACGATGGATCCTGTATCAAGAACGCTTCTGCAAGTAAGTTTGCAGGATGCGATTGAAGCGGATGAAACATTCGAAATATTGATGGGCGATAAAGTAGAACCAAGAAGGAACTTTATCCAAGATAATGCACGTTACGTGAAGAACTTGGATATCTAA
- the gyrA gene encoding DNA gyrase subunit A: MSERSSVKEINISQEMRTSFLDYAMSVIVSRALPDVRDGLKPVHRRILYAMNDLGMTADKAYKKSARIVGEVIGKYHPHGDSAVYDTMVRMAQDFNFRYMLIDGHGNFGSVDGDAAAAMRYTEARMSKISMEILRDINKDTIDYQDNYDGSEREPIVLPARFPNLLVNGASGIAVGMATNIPPHQLGEIIDGVLAVSKDPDITIPELMEIIPGPDFPTAGQILGRSGIRRAYETGRGSITVRAKVEIETKPNGREVILVHELPYQVNKAKLIEKIADLVRDKKIEGISDLRDESDRNGMRIVMEVKKDANANVLLNNLYKQTSLQTSFGINLLALVNGEPKVLNLKQCLYYYLEHQKVVIKRRTAFELRKAEARAHILEGLRIALDHLDAVITLVRSSQTADIAREGLMTEFSLSEKQAQAILDMRLQRLTGLEREKIEEEYQGLMQLIAELKAILADEEKVLEIIREELTEVKERFNDTRRTEIMVGGFENIEDEDLIPRQNVVITLTHNGYIKRLPLSTYRSQRRGGRGIQGMGTNENDFVEHLLTTSTHDTLLFFTNKGKVYRAKGYEIPEFSRTAKGIPIINLLEVEKGEWVNAIIPVEDFVDDWYLFFTTKHGISKRSPLSQFANIRKGGLIALGLRDNDELISVKLTDGTKEMIIGTKKGMLIRFHETDVRSMGRTATGVKGISISDSDEVVGMELLDEGLDVLVVTKNGYGKRTPAEEYRIQSRGGKGIKTCNITERNGELVSVKTVTTEEDLMLITASGVLIRMSVDGISQMGRNTQGVKLIRLADNEFVTTVARVDKEDEPEDGSEDTEIEEGNSTEEVEE; the protein is encoded by the coding sequence ATGTCTGAGAGGTCCTCAGTTAAAGAAATAAATATCAGTCAGGAAATGAGAACATCTTTCCTGGACTATGCCATGAGTGTTATCGTATCCCGTGCCCTGCCGGATGTACGTGACGGATTAAAGCCTGTACACCGACGTATTCTGTATGCGATGAACGATTTGGGAATGACAGCTGATAAAGCTTATAAAAAATCCGCCCGTATCGTCGGGGAAGTAATCGGGAAGTACCATCCACATGGTGACTCTGCCGTTTATGACACAATGGTCCGTATGGCGCAGGATTTCAACTTCCGTTACATGCTGATCGATGGACACGGTAACTTCGGTTCAGTCGATGGGGACGCTGCAGCAGCAATGCGTTACACCGAGGCAAGAATGTCAAAGATCTCGATGGAAATCCTTCGGGACATCAACAAAGATACCATTGACTATCAAGATAACTACGATGGTTCTGAAAGAGAACCAATCGTGTTACCAGCACGTTTTCCAAACCTGCTTGTAAACGGTGCTTCTGGTATCGCAGTAGGGATGGCAACGAATATCCCACCACATCAACTTGGTGAAATAATCGACGGAGTACTTGCTGTAAGTAAGGACCCTGACATTACCATACCGGAGTTGATGGAAATCATCCCTGGCCCGGATTTCCCGACAGCTGGACAAATATTAGGCAGAAGCGGAATCAGAAGAGCATATGAAACTGGTCGCGGTTCCATCACGGTTCGTGCAAAAGTGGAGATCGAAACGAAGCCGAACGGCAGAGAAGTCATCCTTGTTCATGAACTACCTTACCAAGTAAATAAAGCAAAGCTGATTGAAAAAATTGCAGACCTTGTGCGTGATAAGAAGATAGAAGGCATTTCCGATTTACGTGATGAATCCGACCGTAACGGAATGCGAATCGTCATGGAAGTCAAAAAAGACGCGAATGCCAATGTGCTTCTTAATAATTTATATAAACAGACTTCCCTTCAAACAAGCTTTGGTATCAACCTGCTTGCATTAGTAAATGGTGAACCGAAAGTATTGAACTTGAAACAATGTCTGTATTACTACCTAGAACATCAAAAAGTGGTAATCAAGCGCCGTACAGCATTTGAACTGCGAAAAGCGGAAGCAAGAGCACACATCTTAGAAGGTCTGCGTATTGCCCTAGATCACTTGGATGCTGTTATCACCTTGGTCCGTAGTTCCCAAACAGCTGATATAGCCCGTGAAGGCTTAATGACCGAATTCTCTCTATCTGAAAAACAAGCACAGGCGATTCTAGATATGCGACTTCAACGTCTAACAGGCTTAGAACGCGAAAAGATAGAAGAAGAATACCAAGGGCTCATGCAGCTTATTGCTGAACTGAAAGCGATCCTTGCAGATGAAGAAAAGGTACTTGAAATTATTCGTGAGGAATTAACAGAAGTAAAAGAACGATTCAATGACACTCGTCGTACCGAAATTATGGTTGGCGGTTTTGAAAACATTGAGGACGAGGATTTGATTCCACGTCAAAATGTCGTGATTACCCTTACACATAATGGCTATATTAAGCGTCTGCCTCTTTCCACTTACCGTAGCCAACGAAGAGGCGGCCGTGGAATTCAAGGGATGGGAACCAATGAGAACGACTTTGTCGAACACTTGTTGACAACGTCCACACACGATACGCTTTTATTCTTTACAAACAAAGGAAAAGTATACCGTGCAAAAGGTTATGAAATTCCAGAGTTCAGCCGTACAGCCAAAGGAATTCCGATCATCAATCTGTTAGAAGTGGAGAAAGGGGAATGGGTCAATGCCATTATCCCGGTAGAAGATTTTGTGGATGACTGGTACTTGTTCTTTACAACCAAGCATGGTATCTCCAAGCGTTCTCCGTTATCCCAGTTCGCCAACATCCGTAAAGGTGGGCTGATTGCATTAGGACTTCGTGATAATGATGAATTGATATCGGTTAAATTAACGGACGGAACGAAAGAGATGATTATCGGAACGAAGAAAGGGATGCTCATCCGTTTCCATGAAACAGATGTACGTTCCATGGGAAGAACGGCAACCGGCGTAAAAGGTATATCCATTTCCGACAGCGATGAAGTAGTGGGAATGGAGCTGTTGGATGAAGGCCTCGATGTATTGGTCGTAACCAAGAACGGATATGGTAAACGTACCCCAGCAGAAGAGTACCGAATCCAAAGCCGTGGAGGAAAAGGAATCAAGACGTGCAACATTACCGAGCGTAATGGGGAGCTTGTTTCAGTGAAGACTGTAACAACCGAAGAGGACTTGATGCTTATCACGGCGAGCGGCGTTCTGATTCGTATGTCAGTGGACGGGATCTCTCAAATGGGCCGAAACACCCAAGGGGTAAAGCTGATTCGTCTTGCAGATAATGAATTTGTCACGACTGTGGCAAGAGTAGACAAAGAAGACGAACCAGAAGATGGTTCGGAAGATACAGAAATCGAAGAAGGAAATTCCACCGAAGAGGTCGAAGAATAA
- a CDS encoding HD-GYP domain-containing protein — MLVKTEQLVEGCILAKEVKALTSKPIMTKRTVLTNEHIEILESFLVEKVEVETFLSNGQPFNPQLLAMIEKKPKEDSFLQLYFKATQAYKRMYEGWESGTPIDYSAVRKTIIPLIEKSLQHQEEVFTVYHYTNEEEYIYHHSVAVALIAAAIANALGNKKKDIIQVGIAGFLMDCGMSRIDQKILKNVAVLKREEFSQIKEHPILSYQMVSKQPVIQDEIKLAVLQHHERYDKTGYPFGLAEDKIHPYTKILAVADVFHAMTSPRKYRSKQSPFKVLEQLKHETFGKYDLSIVQALITNVCSFSIGDKIRLSNEKIAEIVFLDPSNPPRPMVRELDSDRFITLTQELDIYIEEVVK, encoded by the coding sequence ATGTTAGTAAAAACCGAGCAGTTGGTGGAAGGATGTATCTTAGCAAAGGAGGTAAAAGCACTCACCTCCAAGCCCATCATGACCAAAAGAACCGTCCTGACAAACGAACATATCGAAATACTGGAATCTTTTCTTGTGGAAAAAGTAGAAGTGGAAACTTTTCTTTCAAATGGACAGCCATTCAATCCTCAACTTTTAGCAATGATAGAAAAAAAGCCAAAAGAAGACTCCTTCCTGCAATTGTACTTTAAAGCGACCCAAGCCTATAAAAGAATGTATGAGGGTTGGGAATCCGGGACCCCCATCGATTACAGCGCTGTACGTAAGACAATCATTCCTTTGATAGAGAAGTCCCTACAACACCAAGAAGAAGTGTTCACCGTTTATCATTATACAAATGAAGAAGAATACATCTACCACCATTCCGTGGCAGTGGCACTCATCGCAGCGGCTATAGCAAACGCCCTTGGGAATAAAAAGAAAGACATCATCCAGGTTGGAATAGCTGGATTCTTGATGGATTGCGGCATGTCGCGCATTGATCAAAAAATCTTGAAAAACGTGGCTGTACTTAAAAGAGAAGAGTTTTCCCAAATCAAAGAACATCCCATCTTGAGTTACCAAATGGTTAGCAAACAACCGGTCATCCAAGATGAAATAAAACTTGCGGTCCTTCAACATCACGAGCGCTATGATAAAACCGGATATCCTTTCGGGCTTGCAGAAGACAAGATCCATCCTTATACAAAGATACTTGCTGTAGCTGACGTCTTTCATGCCATGACATCACCAAGAAAATATCGAAGCAAGCAATCACCCTTTAAAGTGTTGGAACAGCTCAAGCATGAAACCTTTGGAAAATATGATCTATCTATCGTCCAAGCCCTTATAACAAATGTTTGTAGTTTCAGCATAGGAGACAAAATCAGACTCTCCAATGAAAAGATCGCTGAAATTGTTTTTCTTGATCCAAGTAATCCCCCAAGGCCAATGGTAAGGGAACTTGACTCGGATCGCTTCATTACATTGACCCAGGAATTAGATATCTATATAGAAGAAGTCGTGAAATAG
- a CDS encoding YaaC family protein, giving the protein MTASFSHLFFPFQSVETAQKLLKASYQKQQIEQYEQKSYHNSYSFIYYVEHGLTYLQQANTTPTSIKPVLMFYGMVQLIKACLLTVDPSYPESTSVLAHGVSTRKRKKQSYEFIQDEVKVQKNGLFSHFSDKMFHVKQTEGTKYSMKDLLFSIPELETTIKITKNKTPFLPVGKVNDECIRIPLSILDDYKMTKDRFVQYFLKQTSYELDSVTDKYLQFKRLENHVANVNYSPLLYNYQKNALYIPRKKEQLTFSPEILSHYLLLYNLSMICRYETEWWGELLHTFNSSDISLINQFLDVAFLKIPYYLHGYLLNTLGIDREA; this is encoded by the coding sequence TTGACAGCTTCCTTCTCACACTTATTTTTCCCATTTCAATCTGTGGAAACCGCGCAGAAATTATTAAAGGCGAGTTATCAAAAGCAGCAAATAGAACAGTATGAACAAAAGAGCTACCATAATTCATATAGCTTTATCTACTATGTGGAGCATGGACTGACATATCTTCAGCAAGCGAATACTACTCCCACGTCCATTAAACCTGTTCTTATGTTTTATGGCATGGTCCAGCTGATCAAAGCCTGCTTGTTAACGGTCGATCCTTCCTATCCAGAATCCACTTCTGTACTAGCTCACGGAGTCTCTACAAGAAAGCGGAAAAAACAAAGCTACGAATTCATACAAGATGAAGTAAAAGTTCAGAAAAATGGACTCTTTTCGCACTTTAGCGACAAAATGTTCCATGTGAAACAAACAGAAGGTACAAAGTATTCCATGAAGGATTTACTTTTCTCCATCCCCGAACTAGAAACAACCATTAAAATAACCAAAAACAAAACCCCATTCCTTCCAGTAGGAAAGGTGAATGATGAATGTATTCGGATACCGCTATCCATTCTCGATGATTATAAAATGACCAAAGACCGCTTCGTACAGTATTTTCTTAAACAAACGTCCTATGAGTTAGATTCCGTGACAGACAAATACCTTCAATTTAAAAGGTTGGAGAATCATGTTGCGAATGTTAATTACTCCCCTTTATTATACAACTATCAAAAGAACGCCCTGTACATTCCTAGGAAAAAGGAACAGCTAACCTTTTCCCCTGAAATACTGTCGCATTATCTGCTTTTATATAACCTTAGCATGATCTGCCGGTATGAAACAGAATGGTGGGGAGAATTGCTTCATACATTCAACAGCAGCGACATTTCCCTCATCAACCAGTTCCTTGATGTTGCGTTCCTGAAAATACCGTATTATTTGCATGGGTATTTGTTGAATACGCTCGGTATCGATAGGGAGGCATAG
- the guaB gene encoding IMP dehydrogenase: MWESKFAKEGLTFDDVLLVPAKSEVLPRDVDLKVNLTETLQLNIPIISAGMDTVTEAEMAIAMARQGGLGIIHKNMSIEQQAEQVDKVKRSERGVITDPFFLTPEHQVFDAEHLMGKYRISGVPIVNNNEEQKLVGILTNRDLRFIQDFSIPISDVMTKENLVTGSVGTTLQEAESILQKYKIEKLPLVDEAGILKGLITIKDIEKVIEFPHSAKDNQGRLLVGAAVGVTGDTMLRVEKLVQKNVDAIVVDTAHGHSQGVLDTVRKIRDKYPDLNIIAGNVATAEATRDLVEAGANVIKVGIGPGSICTTRVVAGVGVPQITAVYDCATEARKLGVSIIADGGIKYSGDIVKALAAGGHAVMLGSMLGGTSESPGDTEIFQGRRFKVYRGMGSVGAMEKGSKDRYFQEDNKKFVPEGIEGRIPYKGPVADTIYQMVGGLRSGMGYCGTKDLQELREHAQFVKMTGAGLRESHPHDVQITKESPNYSV; the protein is encoded by the coding sequence ATGTGGGAAAGTAAATTTGCTAAAGAAGGCTTAACATTTGATGATGTTCTTTTAGTACCAGCTAAATCCGAGGTTTTGCCGAGGGATGTGGATTTGAAAGTGAACCTGACGGAAACACTTCAGCTGAATATTCCAATCATCAGCGCTGGGATGGATACGGTGACCGAAGCGGAAATGGCAATTGCCATGGCACGACAAGGCGGATTGGGAATCATCCATAAAAATATGTCCATTGAGCAGCAAGCAGAGCAAGTGGACAAGGTAAAGCGCTCGGAAAGAGGAGTAATCACGGACCCGTTCTTCTTAACGCCTGAACATCAAGTATTTGATGCAGAGCACCTTATGGGGAAATACAGAATATCTGGTGTACCGATCGTGAACAACAACGAAGAACAAAAGCTAGTTGGGATTTTGACTAATCGTGATTTACGTTTCATCCAGGACTTCTCTATTCCAATTTCCGATGTCATGACAAAAGAAAATCTTGTTACTGGTTCGGTTGGTACCACATTGCAAGAAGCAGAGAGCATTCTACAAAAGTACAAAATTGAAAAACTCCCTCTTGTAGATGAAGCTGGCATCTTAAAAGGTCTTATCACCATTAAGGATATAGAAAAAGTTATTGAGTTCCCACACTCAGCGAAGGATAACCAGGGACGTTTACTGGTTGGCGCAGCTGTAGGAGTGACAGGAGATACGATGCTCCGAGTGGAGAAACTGGTTCAAAAGAATGTGGATGCCATTGTAGTGGATACAGCACATGGCCATTCCCAAGGAGTACTTGATACGGTGAGAAAGATCAGGGACAAGTACCCTGACTTGAACATCATAGCAGGAAACGTTGCAACGGCAGAAGCGACTCGTGATTTAGTCGAGGCTGGTGCAAATGTCATAAAGGTAGGAATCGGGCCTGGCTCCATCTGTACCACCCGTGTAGTGGCAGGTGTTGGTGTTCCTCAGATCACCGCGGTATATGATTGCGCAACAGAAGCTAGAAAATTGGGTGTATCCATCATCGCGGACGGGGGAATCAAGTATTCCGGAGATATCGTGAAGGCACTGGCAGCAGGCGGGCACGCTGTAATGCTTGGAAGTATGCTTGGCGGAACGTCTGAAAGCCCTGGAGATACAGAGATCTTCCAAGGCCGCCGCTTTAAAGTATACCGGGGCATGGGGTCTGTCGGAGCGATGGAAAAAGGAAGCAAGGACCGTTACTTCCAGGAAGACAATAAAAAGTTCGTACCAGAAGGCATTGAAGGGCGTATTCCTTATAAAGGCCCTGTTGCAGACACTATTTACCAAATGGTGGGCGGTCTGCGGTCCGGCATGGGGTATTGCGGGACTAAAGACTTACAGGAATTAAGGGAACATGCACAATTTGTGAAAATGACTGGTGCAGGCTTACGTGAGAGCCATCCACATGATGTGCAAATCACCAAAGAATCTCCCAATTATTCCGTATAA